A stretch of Venenivibrio stagnispumantis DNA encodes these proteins:
- the dnaA gene encoding chromosomal replication initiator protein DnaA, whose protein sequence is MDIWNKLISSIKNKIDADFSLALRDIKEVEFKDGVLYLYTPIKISKSIIENQLKDLMEETAEKLLGKKVKIHVSTTKIKQQSEKKEDSHYQFSNLNPKYTFSNLVIGECNKLAYSACITVAENPGKIYNPLFIYGDVGLGKTHLLHATAYYLLSKNPSAKIIYTTADTFTSELISYIQKGSILEFRKKYKDLTLLLIDDVQFLAGKEKTQIEFYHIFNALHLIGSQVILSSDTPPLKITGIEKRLISRFASGLVVEVKKPDLDTKISIIKKKAESMNINLSKDVMLFIAKTIDTSIREIEGSLLRLKAYSEILKKDINLELAREVLRDILELKQVEELSIEKIQKEVASYLGINISEIVGNSKKKKVVMARQIAMYLSRELTDSSLTQIQKAFKKKDHTTILSAIEKVKETMEKDRKFKLMVEFLKEKILSL, encoded by the coding sequence ATGGATATCTGGAATAAATTAATATCTTCAATAAAAAACAAAATAGATGCTGATTTCTCACTTGCTTTGAGAGATATAAAAGAAGTTGAATTTAAAGATGGTGTTTTATATTTATATACACCTATAAAGATATCAAAATCAATAATAGAAAATCAGCTTAAAGATTTAATGGAAGAAACTGCTGAAAAATTACTTGGAAAAAAAGTAAAAATCCATGTATCTACAACAAAAATAAAACAACAATCAGAAAAGAAGGAAGATAGCCACTATCAATTTTCCAATCTTAATCCTAAGTATACATTTTCAAATTTGGTAATTGGAGAATGTAATAAATTAGCATATTCTGCCTGTATAACTGTTGCAGAAAATCCGGGAAAGATATACAATCCATTATTTATATATGGAGATGTAGGACTTGGGAAAACCCATTTATTACACGCTACAGCATATTATTTGTTATCTAAAAATCCTTCTGCAAAAATAATTTATACCACAGCAGATACATTTACTTCCGAACTTATATCTTATATTCAAAAAGGCTCAATTCTTGAATTTAGAAAAAAATATAAAGATTTAACATTATTACTTATTGATGATGTGCAGTTTTTAGCCGGTAAAGAAAAAACTCAGATAGAGTTTTATCATATTTTTAATGCATTACATCTAATAGGAAGTCAGGTAATCTTATCATCTGATACACCACCTTTAAAAATAACCGGTATAGAAAAAAGATTAATAAGCAGATTTGCAAGTGGTTTGGTAGTTGAAGTAAAAAAACCGGATTTAGACACAAAAATATCCATAATAAAGAAAAAAGCGGAAAGTATGAACATAAATCTATCAAAAGATGTGATGCTATTTATTGCAAAAACAATTGACACAAGTATAAGAGAGATAGAAGGTTCGTTATTAAGACTTAAAGCCTATAGTGAAATCCTAAAAAAAGATATAAATTTAGAACTGGCAAGAGAAGTTTTAAGAGATATTTTAGAGCTAAAACAGGTAGAAGAGCTATCCATAGAAAAAATTCAAAAAGAAGTGGCGTCTTATCTTGGAATTAATATATCGGAAATAGTTGGAAATTCTAAAAAGAAAAAAGTTGTTATGGCAAGACAGATAGCTATGTATCTTTCGAGAGAATTAACAGATAGCTCTTTAACCCAAATCCAAAAAGCTTTTAAGAAAAAAGACCATACAACAATCTTAAGTGCAATAGAAAAAGTTAAAGAAACAATGGAAAAAGACAGAAAATTTAAGCTAATGGTAGAATTTTTGAAGGAAAAGATATTATCCCTTTAA
- a CDS encoding branched-chain amino acid transaminase — protein MSFVYFEGKIVHEDEAKISIKTNSFHYGTAVFEGIRAYYNKENDTMYGLFFKEHYQRLFTNMKILNMSIDETIDELVEITKDLIKKNNYKEDVYIRPIVYFADLKISPKLIGYTARIAIYTLPLGDYIDTSKGIKAKISSWTRLNDNMIPPRLKVTGAYVNSAFAKTEALLAGADEAIVLNKNGYVSEGSAENIFIVRDGTLITPPVSDDILEGITRKAIIQIAKDNNIPVVERNIARTELYVADEVFFCGTGAQISPVVIIDDRVIGDGSPGKITKFIQNIYFDAVRGKIEKYKNWVVEIK, from the coding sequence ATGTCTTTTGTTTATTTTGAAGGAAAAATAGTTCATGAAGATGAAGCAAAAATAAGCATAAAAACAAATTCTTTTCATTACGGAACTGCTGTATTTGAAGGAATAAGAGCTTATTATAATAAAGAAAATGACACCATGTATGGATTATTTTTCAAAGAACATTATCAGAGATTATTTACAAATATGAAAATATTAAATATGAGTATAGATGAAACGATAGATGAGCTTGTAGAGATAACAAAGGACTTAATCAAGAAAAATAATTATAAAGAAGATGTATATATAAGACCAATTGTTTATTTCGCAGATTTAAAAATAAGTCCTAAGCTAATTGGATATACTGCAAGAATAGCTATATATACATTGCCTCTTGGAGATTATATAGATACTTCAAAAGGAATAAAAGCAAAAATATCTTCCTGGACAAGATTAAATGATAATATGATACCGCCAAGGCTTAAAGTAACCGGAGCCTATGTAAATAGTGCATTTGCAAAAACGGAAGCATTACTTGCCGGTGCAGATGAAGCAATAGTTTTAAATAAAAATGGATACGTTTCAGAAGGAAGTGCAGAAAATATATTTATAGTAAGAGATGGGACATTAATAACACCACCAGTAAGTGATGATATTTTGGAAGGAATAACAAGAAAAGCAATTATCCAGATTGCAAAAGATAACAATATACCGGTAGTAGAAAGAAATATTGCAAGAACAGAACTTTATGTAGCTGATGAAGTCTTTTTCTGTGGAACAGGAGCCCAAATATCTCCGGTTGTTATTATAGATGATAGAGTAATAGGTGATGGTAGTCCAGGAAAAATAACTAAATTTATACAAAATATATATTTTGATGCAGTAAGAGGGAAAATAGAAAAATACAAAAACTGGGTAGTAGAAATAAAATAA
- a CDS encoding NAD(P)/FAD-dependent oxidoreductase: MAKIVIAGSGFAGHYAALILADGLKGKGNHEITVVTPNETFNYIPSLIWVGVGQWPVEKTQFKLKPVYDKFGINYKQAFLTEVHPDENYVIIQNKSSGQTERLDYDFLLVATGPKLNFDATPGLGPDKGYTYSVCTPPHAVETAKAYLELVKRLEKGDKAKIVIGTGHGTCTCQGAGYEFITNVHNDLVSRGLRDRVELLWLSNEPRLGDAGIDGVEAKMGSLIFTSEMSAEGIFYDYGINYEIRSHVHKVDEKKIYIENLDGEFKEIEYDFAMLLPPFAGQPIKWIDKDGNDIKDKVCNPAGFVKVDAVYGKPYEELDGPDWPKTYQNPIYKNIFAAGIAFAPPGPISKPGKSPNGTIIAPAPPRTGYTAELSGKAAALNIIDMIEGREPQNTASMAETPGLCIASMKNGIFSGMAGTIAIYPVVRNRKLYPETNGRDLDLCIVAPGKAGAWFKLGLHYAFLWKLQGKPFWKLIP, translated from the coding sequence ATGGCAAAGATTGTTATTGCAGGAAGTGGATTTGCAGGCCATTATGCTGCACTTATTTTAGCAGATGGTCTAAAAGGCAAAGGTAATCATGAGATTACCGTTGTGACGCCAAATGAAACATTCAATTACATTCCTTCTCTCATTTGGGTTGGTGTAGGACAGTGGCCTGTTGAAAAAACCCAGTTTAAATTAAAGCCTGTTTATGACAAATTCGGGATTAATTATAAGCAGGCATTTTTAACAGAGGTTCATCCTGATGAAAATTATGTAATTATCCAAAACAAATCATCAGGACAAACAGAAAGATTAGATTATGATTTTTTACTTGTGGCAACAGGTCCTAAATTAAATTTTGATGCAACTCCCGGACTTGGTCCTGATAAAGGTTATACATACTCTGTTTGTACTCCTCCACATGCAGTAGAAACAGCCAAAGCATATCTTGAACTTGTTAAAAGATTGGAAAAAGGAGATAAAGCAAAAATAGTGATAGGAACCGGACATGGAACTTGTACCTGCCAAGGAGCAGGTTATGAATTCATTACAAATGTTCATAATGACTTGGTAAGTAGAGGATTAAGAGATAGGGTAGAATTACTTTGGCTATCAAATGAACCAAGACTTGGTGATGCTGGAATAGATGGTGTTGAAGCTAAAATGGGCTCCCTTATTTTTACTTCTGAAATGAGTGCAGAAGGTATATTTTATGATTACGGAATAAATTATGAGATAAGAAGCCATGTTCATAAAGTAGATGAGAAAAAGATATATATTGAAAATTTAGATGGCGAATTTAAAGAGATAGAATATGATTTTGCTATGCTTCTTCCTCCTTTTGCAGGGCAACCAATTAAATGGATAGATAAAGATGGAAATGATATAAAAGATAAAGTTTGTAATCCAGCAGGTTTTGTTAAAGTTGATGCAGTTTATGGCAAACCTTATGAAGAACTTGATGGTCCGGATTGGCCTAAAACTTACCAAAATCCTATATACAAAAATATATTCGCAGCAGGAATTGCTTTTGCACCACCGGGACCCATATCCAAACCGGGTAAATCTCCAAATGGAACAATAATTGCACCGGCACCTCCAAGAACAGGTTATACAGCAGAACTTTCAGGAAAAGCTGCAGCATTAAATATAATTGATATGATAGAAGGAAGAGAACCACAAAATACTGCATCAATGGCAGAAACACCGGGATTATGTATAGCATCAATGAAAAATGGTATATTTAGTGGAATGGCAGGAACAATAGCAATTTATCCGGTTGTAAGAAACAGAAAATTATATCCTGAAACAAATGGAAGAGATTTAGATTTGTGTATAGTAGCACCAGGTAAAGCAGGAGCTTGGTTTAAACTTGGATTACATTATGCATTTTTATGGAAATTACAAGGAAAACCATTCTGGAAATTAATACCATAA
- a CDS encoding YgfZ/GcvT domain-containing protein → MYWIEFKKEKVKVFGKKSKIPFKTGLQDEHIVFLDSILTNDIKKLEQNKFYYALKLNKNGYAEKDFFVFKEEDFFIIDTDLSADILIEEFQKLKLSLKVYFEKLQGYRHFYLFGEDAEEFIKNRFDITLNNFEFKKLEDIYIAKNPVRLNQIGFDIFTKNEDFINLLKDFKEISEKDFEDLRIKNCVPKIGKELKEGIIPLETNIVDYAFSFNKGCYVGQEVIARVYFRGKSPRTLSKFEILNNLKEEEKIIEEKPIGFISSINSENNYALGFILRAKAEEGKIYKTENNGEIKLLKIC, encoded by the coding sequence ATGTATTGGATAGAATTTAAAAAAGAAAAGGTAAAAGTTTTTGGTAAAAAATCCAAAATTCCTTTCAAAACAGGATTGCAAGATGAACATATTGTATTTCTTGATAGTATTTTGACAAATGATATAAAAAAGTTAGAACAAAATAAATTTTATTATGCTTTAAAGCTAAATAAAAATGGTTATGCCGAAAAAGATTTTTTTGTTTTTAAAGAAGAAGATTTCTTTATTATTGACACAGATTTATCCGCTGATATTCTTATTGAAGAGTTTCAAAAATTGAAATTATCTTTAAAAGTTTATTTTGAGAAACTACAAGGATATAGACATTTTTATTTATTTGGAGAAGATGCAGAAGAGTTTATAAAAAATAGATTTGATATAACTTTAAATAATTTTGAGTTTAAAAAATTGGAAGATATATATATTGCTAAAAATCCGGTAAGATTAAACCAAATTGGTTTTGATATTTTTACAAAGAATGAAGATTTTATTAATCTTTTAAAAGATTTTAAAGAGATTTCTGAAAAAGATTTTGAAGATTTAAGAATAAAAAATTGTGTTCCAAAAATAGGAAAAGAGTTGAAGGAAGGGATTATTCCTCTTGAAACAAATATTGTGGATTATGCATTTAGTTTTAATAAAGGTTGTTATGTAGGACAGGAAGTAATAGCAAGGGTATATTTTAGAGGCAAATCACCAAGAACATTATCAAAATTTGAGATTTTAAATAATCTAAAAGAAGAAGAAAAAATAATAGAGGAAAAACCTATTGGATTTATTAGCTCTATTAATTCGGAAAATAACTATGCTCTTGGATTTATACTTAGGGCAAAAGCAGAAGAAGGAAAAATATATAAAACTGAAAATAATGGAGAAATAAAACTTTTAAAAATATGTTAA
- a CDS encoding metal-sulfur cluster assembly factor, translating into MTEFDIIEALKEVYDPEIPLDLVNLGLIKNVKIENNKIFIIMTLTTPNCPLENFILKSVKDKLKSKFKEKEIYITFDFTIPWNSSFISEEGKEKLKQLGWKV; encoded by the coding sequence ATGACAGAGTTTGATATTATAGAAGCATTAAAAGAGGTTTATGACCCGGAAATACCATTAGATTTGGTTAATCTTGGGTTAATAAAAAATGTGAAAATAGAAAATAATAAAATATTTATAATTATGACATTAACTACACCAAACTGTCCATTAGAAAATTTTATATTAAAATCAGTAAAAGATAAATTAAAATCAAAATTTAAAGAAAAAGAGATATATATAACTTTTGATTTCACAATACCGTGGAATAGCTCATTTATTTCAGAAGAAGGTAAAGAAAAATTAAAACAACTTGGGTGGAAGGTTTAA
- a CDS encoding dihydroorotase gives MIIIKNGYLVDPENNLNGKFDILIENGVIKKIDKNIEPFAGVEVINAENLIITPSFVDLHVHFRDPGQTYKEDIYTGSLAAVAGGYTTVVCMPNTLPAIDDVTIVRYIIEKGEEVGLCRVLPSAAITKGRKGKELTEMALLKDAGAVYFTDDGAPVMDSFIMRKAMEYAGSIGSFVADHCEDLNLSNNGVAHEGEIAAALGLPPLPPEAEDTMVARDCILSIQTGMPVHICHISSKLSVEIVAWAKAMGAKVTAEVTPHHLYLTDEEFLDFSCIAKVSPPLRTHQDIEATRWALASGIIDYVATDHAPHSHNEKMMDLHICPPGMIGLQFALPIVLELVKKDYFDLNRLVEVMSTNPAKKIGIKPPALKEGEIAELTIFDPFESWEVNEETILSKSKNTPLLGKKLVGKVKYTFYNGKMVYKDKQ, from the coding sequence TTGATAATTATAAAAAATGGCTATCTTGTTGACCCAGAAAATAATCTAAATGGAAAATTTGATATTTTAATAGAAAATGGAGTTATAAAAAAAATAGATAAAAATATAGAGCCATTTGCAGGAGTAGAAGTTATAAACGCAGAAAACTTGATAATAACACCTTCTTTTGTGGATTTACATGTTCATTTTAGAGACCCAGGACAAACCTATAAAGAAGATATATATACCGGAAGCTTGGCTGCAGTTGCCGGTGGGTATACAACAGTCGTATGTATGCCAAATACTTTGCCTGCAATAGATGATGTTACAATTGTTAGATATATTATAGAAAAAGGAGAAGAAGTAGGTTTATGTAGGGTATTACCTTCTGCTGCTATAACAAAGGGTAGAAAAGGGAAAGAACTCACTGAGATGGCTCTTTTGAAAGATGCCGGAGCCGTATATTTTACAGATGACGGTGCTCCAGTAATGGATTCTTTTATTATGAGAAAAGCAATGGAATATGCCGGTTCAATAGGCTCTTTTGTGGCAGACCATTGCGAAGATTTAAATCTTTCAAATAACGGCGTAGCCCATGAAGGAGAAATAGCAGCAGCTCTTGGGCTCCCTCCACTCCCACCTGAAGCAGAAGATACAATGGTTGCAAGAGATTGCATATTATCTATCCAAACAGGTATGCCTGTTCATATCTGCCATATATCTTCAAAATTATCTGTTGAGATAGTAGCTTGGGCAAAAGCAATGGGAGCGAAAGTAACAGCAGAAGTCACACCCCACCATCTTTATCTTACAGATGAAGAATTTTTAGATTTTAGCTGTATAGCAAAAGTTTCTCCACCACTTAGAACTCATCAAGATATAGAAGCAACAAGATGGGCACTTGCTTCCGGAATTATAGATTATGTAGCAACAGACCATGCACCTCATAGCCATAACGAAAAAATGATGGATTTACATATCTGCCCACCCGGTATGATTGGCTTACAATTTGCTTTACCTATTGTTTTAGAACTTGTGAAAAAAGATTATTTTGATTTAAATAGATTGGTAGAGGTAATGTCAACGAACCCGGCGAAAAAGATAGGGATAAAACCACCGGCATTAAAAGAAGGAGAAATTGCAGAACTTACAATTTTTGACCCTTTTGAAAGCTGGGAAGTTAATGAAGAAACAATCCTGTCTAAAAGTAAAAACACACCATTACTTGGTAAAAAATTAGTAGGAAAGGTTAAATATACATTTTATAATGGAAAAATGGTTTACAAAGATAAACAATGA
- the lepB gene encoding signal peptidase I yields MKDNKGYKGLIETILFIIVVVSIVRIFFVQAFNIPSGSMKPSLLVGDFILVNKLVYGSWDIGIPFTNITFYHKNNRLAQVDRGDVIVFKYPEDPSVDFIKRVIGLPGDIVEVKDDIVYLNGKPLKRKEDGYYEEENEKVKRYIETIPRRDGKNHSYTVMEIEDGIGADFGPVQVPPNSYFVMGDNRDNSKDSRFWGFVPDDYIIGQAFVIYFSIDLKKLSLIRFERLGKVIQ; encoded by the coding sequence TTGAAGGATAATAAAGGGTATAAAGGATTAATAGAAACCATTTTATTTATTATAGTAGTTGTTTCTATTGTGAGGATTTTTTTCGTTCAGGCATTTAATATACCTTCCGGTTCAATGAAACCTTCTCTTTTGGTAGGAGATTTTATATTAGTAAATAAATTAGTATATGGAAGTTGGGATATAGGGATACCTTTTACAAATATAACTTTTTATCATAAAAATAATAGGTTAGCTCAGGTTGATAGGGGAGATGTAATAGTTTTTAAATATCCGGAAGACCCATCAGTAGATTTTATAAAAAGGGTAATCGGCTTACCGGGAGATATTGTAGAGGTTAAAGATGATATAGTTTATCTAAACGGAAAACCTCTAAAAAGAAAAGAAGATGGTTATTATGAAGAGGAAAATGAAAAAGTAAAAAGATATATAGAAACAATACCAAGAAGAGATGGAAAAAATCACAGCTATACAGTTATGGAAATAGAAGATGGAATAGGAGCAGATTTTGGACCTGTGCAAGTTCCACCAAATAGTTATTTTGTTATGGGAGATAATAGGGATAATAGTAAAGATAGTAGATTTTGGGGATTTGTGCCAGATGATTATATTATAGGTCAGGCATTTGTTATATATTTTTCTATAGATTTGAAAAAATTATCTTTAATCAGGTTTGAAAGACTTGGGAAAGTTATCCAATAG